The Mycobacterium sp. 3519A genome contains a region encoding:
- a CDS encoding dienelactone hydrolase family protein — MPTISATVTTPDGACPVTLHTPNGPGPWSAVVMYVDAGGVRPTFQEMADRLAGYGHAVLLPDVYYRHGDWQPFDMRTVFSDQSERKRLFGMIGSITPDMMAADASAFFDFLASRPEVKGDAFGVCGYCMGGRTSVIVAGKLPDRVAAAGSFHGGGLVTDDANSPHLLADRMKATVYVAGAENDASFTAEQAETLDKALTAANVTHTVEFYPAAHGFAVPDNAPYDEAAAERHWIALQELFASALPN; from the coding sequence ATGCCGACCATCTCCGCCACCGTCACCACTCCCGACGGCGCCTGCCCCGTGACCCTGCACACCCCCAACGGCCCCGGCCCCTGGTCGGCTGTCGTGATGTACGTCGACGCCGGCGGCGTCCGGCCCACCTTTCAGGAGATGGCCGACCGCCTGGCCGGCTACGGCCACGCCGTGCTGCTGCCCGACGTCTACTACCGCCACGGCGACTGGCAGCCGTTCGATATGCGAACCGTGTTCTCCGACCAGAGCGAGCGCAAGCGCTTGTTCGGGATGATCGGCAGCATCACGCCCGACATGATGGCCGCCGACGCGTCCGCGTTCTTCGACTTCCTGGCCTCGCGACCCGAGGTCAAGGGCGACGCCTTCGGTGTCTGCGGATACTGCATGGGCGGACGCACGTCGGTGATCGTCGCGGGCAAGTTGCCCGATCGGGTGGCCGCCGCCGGGTCGTTCCACGGCGGTGGCCTGGTCACCGACGACGCGAACAGCCCCCACCTGCTCGCCGACCGGATGAAGGCGACCGTCTATGTCGCCGGCGCCGAGAACGACGCGTCGTTCACCGCAGAACAGGCCGAGACGCTGGACAAGGCGCTGACAGCGGCCAACGTCACGCACACGGTCGAGTTCTATCCGGCCGCACACGGTTTCGCCGTGCCCGACAACGCGCCCTACGACGAGGCCGCCGCCGAGCGGCACTGGATCGCGCTGCAGGAGTTGTTCGCGTCGGCACTGCCCAATTGA
- a CDS encoding thymidylate synthase, producing MPIATPYEDLLRLVLERGTPKADRTGTGTRSLFGHQMRYDLSAGFPLITTKKVHTKSIVYELLWFLRGDSNVRWLQDRGVTIWDEWASETGDLGPVYGVQWRSWPTPSGEHIDQISAAVELLRADPDSRRNIVSAWNVGEIPQMALPPCHAFFQFYVADGRLSCQLYQRSADLFLGVPFNIASYALLTHMMAAQAALEVGEFIWTGGDCHIYDNHVEQVTEQLSRRPRPYPELVLAPRDSIFDYTYDDIVIKNYDPHPAIKAPVAV from the coding sequence GTGCCCATCGCCACGCCGTACGAGGATCTGCTCCGGCTGGTGCTCGAGCGCGGCACCCCGAAAGCGGACCGCACCGGCACCGGCACCCGCAGCCTGTTCGGCCACCAGATGCGCTACGACCTGTCGGCCGGCTTCCCGTTGATCACCACCAAAAAGGTGCACACCAAGTCGATCGTCTACGAGTTGCTGTGGTTTCTGCGGGGCGACTCCAACGTGCGTTGGCTGCAGGACCGCGGCGTCACGATCTGGGACGAATGGGCCAGCGAGACAGGCGATCTGGGTCCGGTGTACGGCGTGCAGTGGCGGTCGTGGCCCACGCCGTCGGGTGAGCACATCGACCAGATCAGCGCGGCGGTCGAATTGCTCAGGGCCGATCCGGACTCGCGGCGCAACATCGTCTCGGCCTGGAACGTCGGCGAGATCCCGCAGATGGCGTTGCCGCCGTGCCACGCGTTCTTCCAGTTCTACGTCGCCGACGGGAGGCTGTCCTGCCAGCTGTATCAGCGCAGCGCCGACCTGTTCCTCGGCGTGCCGTTCAACATCGCCAGCTACGCGCTGCTCACCCACATGATGGCCGCGCAGGCCGCCCTCGAGGTGGGCGAGTTCATCTGGACCGGCGGCGACTGCCACATCTACGACAACCACGTCGAGCAGGTCACCGAACAACTCAGTCGCCGGCCGCGGCCATACCCGGAACTCGTTCTGGCGCCGCGTGATTCGATCTTCGACTACACCTACGACGATATCGTCATCAAGAACTACGACCCGCATCCGGCGATCAAGGCGCCCGTCGCTGTATGA
- a CDS encoding dihydrofolate reductase: MLENSTENRAQAHVRQLGLIWAQSTSGVIGRDGGIPWRLPEDQARFKELTLGHTVVMGRLTWESLPAKVRPLPGRRNIVVTRQADYAADGAQVVQTLDGALGDDAVWVIGGAQIYALALPAATRCEVTEVEIDLPRRDADAVAPVLDETWIGTSGEWLTSASGLRYRYHSYSR, from the coding sequence TTGCTCGAAAATTCGACGGAAAATCGCGCACAAGCTCACGTTCGCCAGCTCGGGCTGATCTGGGCCCAGTCGACCTCGGGTGTGATCGGTCGCGACGGCGGCATCCCGTGGCGGCTGCCCGAGGACCAGGCCCGGTTCAAGGAGCTGACCCTCGGACACACCGTGGTGATGGGGCGGCTGACGTGGGAATCGCTGCCCGCGAAGGTGCGCCCGCTGCCGGGCCGGCGCAACATCGTCGTCACCCGGCAGGCCGACTACGCCGCCGACGGCGCGCAGGTGGTGCAGACGCTGGACGGCGCGCTCGGCGACGACGCGGTCTGGGTGATCGGCGGCGCGCAGATCTACGCGCTGGCGCTGCCCGCCGCGACCCGGTGCGAGGTCACCGAGGTGGAGATCGACCTGCCGCGCCGGGACGCCGACGCGGTGGCGCCGGTGCTCGACGAGACCTGGATCGGCACCAGCGGGGAGTGGCTCACCAGCGCCTCAGGGCTGCGCTACCGGTACCACAGCTACAGCCGCTAG